ATTTGGGGCAAgaatgataacaatcgataacAAACCTCTGAAGTTGCAAATATGGGACACGGTTCGTAATTCGTATTGTTCTTTTCGTAAAATGGTTGTGACTTTAGTTCAACTTGTATGTTCTGTGACACACTCTTATTCTTTCTGTAGGCTGGTCAAGAATCATTCAGATCTATCACGAGGTCCTATTATCGAGGTGCTGCAGGCGCTCTTCTTGTTTATGACATTACTAGGTATGCCAAGTTTTCAACTGTAGTTTTTTCTTTCTGTTATTAAAATTGCCAATGTAGTTAGTTTCGTGCAGTTCTACTTGTGGCACTTGATAATTGCAGCAGTGATTAATGTGAACCCCTCATAcccttagggggcgtttggtacgggaaagggaaagagaatgaaATCTAGAAAGGGAAATAAAGGCAAAGGTAACTAggtaaggaaagaaaagaaattcCCTTTGATTAACTTTCTTGTTTGGTTTAAAATGTAAGGgaatcacaaaaaaaaattaaaatcgaaAAACAAAAACTACCAACACCCATCCACCACCATCAACCACCAGCACTcaacaccaaccaccaccaacaggGGCCACACCGGCAAGCATGAGGTCGCCGGCAGCCAGCGAGTTGTACCTGACACCGACGAGTTGTACCTACCACCAGCGCGTCCACCAACCTCCACGCaagttttccctttcttttcatCCACCCTTCGAATCACTACCAACCTCCATAATCACCACTTAAACACCACCGGACCAGTTTCCCCGCCCTTTGAAACACAAGATCTGGTGGTTTGAGGGCGGCGGCGTCGGTCTAGAACAAGTCTCCGACGAGGAGGAGAAGAGAGACAGTCGGCCGGCGAATGGGCAGGAGAGTGACGTCGACGGTGGTGGCGGTATTGGGTGGTTGTGGTGGCGCATGCGGTTGTGGCTATGGCGGTAGTCATGTGAGGTAAGAGGAGGTAGAGAAAGGAATCTCATACCTTGGGTGGGGGTGGGGGTATGGAGTTAAAGAGGTTATGGGGTTTGGATGTGAATGAAGGGGGGGAAAGAAAATTGCAAAAATCATGAAACAAACAATAACAAAGGGAATCGGGCGATttcttttcctttccctttcctTTAAACcccgtaccaaacgcccccttatttCTTCGAGTGGCAATTGAAAGAAAACAAGAAAACGTCATCAAAGTTTTGTTGTATTCCCTGCGTTATACTGTATCTTGAAATTTAAGAAAGTAACTACATGTTATGTGGTCCCATATTCCAGCTCCCTGTGAACTCTCAATTAATATGGTCCGCTGGCTTTTGATCATTTTGCTGTTGTGTTTATGTTGTATATGGAGTAGTAGTTTTCAATCTTAAGGTTCATGTTGTAGATGTTAAATAGGCCATAGCTTCCTTCCTTCTTGTACTGAGTAAAGTTGAAGATATCTTGTTTGAAAAGAAGTTGATGATGTCTTAAATGTTACGTCTTCTGGATAGATGAATAGTTGTTGTATCCGTATGCAGGAGGGAGACATTTAATCACCTTGCCAGCTGGTTGGAGGATGCTAGGCAACATGCTAATGCCAACATGACTATCATGCTCGTAGGCAACAAATGTGATCTTGCTCATAGGAGGGCCGTGAGTACGGAAGAAGGTGAGCAGTTTGCTAAGGAACACGGGCTGATCTTCATGGAATGTTCTGCAAAGACTGCTCAAAATGTTGAAGAGGTACCGATTTATCCGAGCTGCCTGCTAATATCTTTATAAATCTAAATTATTTTTAAATAAGTGGCTTCTGCTTCCTGGCCCACTATCTCACAATTCTCTTTTCTGAAGGCATTCATAAAAACTGCTGCAACGATTTACAAGAAGATTCAAGATGGTGTGTTTGATGTATCGAATGAGGTCCGCTTCTTATACTTTCTCTGACTTTCACTATTGATTTTCAATGTTAATTGATCTTTAGAGTAGTAGTCCCCCCGTCCCGGTCATTGCGcccaattgttgtcctttggttttggcacaaagacaaggaaagagaagggggccaattactaaatgacaagtggaccaaattgtgtGTGAATAATCAAATCGCTCATCAAGTtctttcttaaaatagaaaggacaccaattgattgagacacccaaaatggaataggacaacaaatgaccgggacaaagggagtatTTCTGTCTCAAGAAGTGTTGTGGATGTCTCTCTTGATTCACATTTTCCTTAGTTTACGTGTTGTCTTTGAAGCTTTAGAATCATTGCCATCTAAATTCTTTCGTATCTGCTTCTCTTTCAGTCTAACTGTTTGTGTTTACGTGTTGGGGTTTTAAACTGCTTCTTGAAGTAATTATGGCCTCTTTTTATGTTCGCTATCCTTTTCTGCTTGTCGTCTTTTTCTCATCCAATAGAAAGTAGAATGCTGATGAGTTCACTGAGAATCTTCACATGCATAAGATCTGTGGTAAAGGCTGATGTATCACCTTTTAAGGCTGATGAAATTAAAAGGGTTACCTAATTCGTAATACGACCAATTCGAATTCGTAATATCAATACGTAATTCGCTCAAAATAGAGCATAATTCGACAAAATTATAACCAAACACCATAATTCAATGTAATTCGAATTCGTAATTCGCGCGAATTAATTCGCAATTCGCAGCCTGGTTGAGCGAATTAGGTAACCCTCAGAATAACCATTGTAAAATCATGGATCTGATTGATGTTAATGCGGTTGACTTGGTTATTTTTGGTGGTATAATCTTATACAGTACTCGTTTTTTGTTTGACGTTAAAACGGGTTAACTAACAACTCTCTCTTAATCCAGTCGAATGGAATCAAAATCGGGTATGGAAATATACAAGGAAATGCAGCTGGTAGAGATGCTTCGACTTCACAAGGAGGTGCGTGCTGTGGTTAAGACGCGACATGCCTCCTTTTCTATGCAACATAATTGTCGTCAAGCTACAATTTTATTGTTCTATTTCGGTGTGTTCTGAGCTCTCCTTGGGAAGATATGAATTGTGCACATATTGTATTTTCGGAGTCATCACTTGTATGTAATCAACGTTGGCATTACATTTTCTAAATTTGTTATTTTCTTCATTTTGTTTGGGAAATTGGATTTTATAGTTTCTGCGTATTTACGGATCTTCGTCAGAGATTAATAATTCATCTATGAGCTCTTTCTGGGGTTTCTTATTTTTCGGTCATTATTCTGAACCAGATCGAAATCATCCCGCTAATTACCTTAGTACTTACAATcgtaaatgagaatttgtatttTAGCCTTAAGTAGAGTTTAAATGGGCCGTTCGTGACCGTTCTATGACAGCGGATCCTTATGGGTCATCTTAATGGGTCATAAGATGAGACGTTTAAGAATTAAAAGTAATGGAACACAAGATGAGATACGTCATTACGTTTTCTTTGTAACACGCAATCAATTTGATATATTACAACCACTTACCCATGAGCCTTTAAGATGGAACTGGTACGAGGTTGTTCTAGCTTAACATAATGCAGCCGTGTCAAAACTCGTGAGGGAGAGTAagtatatatgtaattttttttgattaatatgttttaatcaacTAAATTGAGGACAGCTTAATCGAGTTAGTAAACTGTGATTGCTACCGACTTAACATTTTATTAATAAGATTGCTCATAATTTAGTCGAGTCCGCTGTGGTgtaaggctccgtttggcacgacacttcaggtagcttatttgaccaaagtagcttatttgaccaaaatttcagctacctgatttttttgcaagtgtttgacaagtagcttatttggtcaaataaggtcacgaaatgaaatgctacatcgggtagcatttgagaaatcagtcAGACGAAataacttattttccattttgtacccatttattctataatattaaataattttcatatccttttacgtcattttaccaaaatcattaccttttaaatttagtttgccaaacacatttttatataatcgattaccTTATCGATTCTAATTTTCACTACCTTATCGATTACCTTTTCGGTTCAAATTTAGCTTTTTCGGTTTTCAATTTCCTTTTCGGGTTTAAttttaccttttcaggtagttttgccaaacagagcctaattatactgttaaaaaaaaaaatagtaaaccGTCATTGTAAAGGACAAATAAAGACAGAAAACTGAGAAAATAAATTCGGTAAAATTAATATTAACAATGGTCAATCAATTTTCCATGCTTGTAAAAACAGACAAAAATCAACTAATTTATTTTGGCTTTGGGTTGAATAGAACATACTACCACAACTACTATCACTCTTCCCGCTCCGATTACTCCCTTCTTGATCCGTTTCCGACTCAGGTGGTCCGGGCTTGAACACGAACAACCCGTAACCTGATCCAGGACTGCAAAATAGCCAAGAATGGACATCCCATAATACTTGTATAGGTACCTTATTAACCACAACTGTCTCATTTCCGCGAAATTTCCACTGTAAATTCTTAACATGGACGAGAACAATGCCATCAATACTAATCCACATTTCCGGGTCCTTTGTTCCGGTTGTCGAGCTCTCGACAACAATATCGTGTTCTGTTCTCCCTTCAGCAAACCGAGCCCTAGTCGCAAAACTCTTTTTCGCATACACGATTTCTTTTTTCAACGCTTGTACAGCGTCGACCAATGCAGGTCGTTTCTTCGTTTTCTTGTACGCCTTCTTTTTATAATCGCCTAACAAAAGTACCACCTCTTCGTCAGACACGAGTGCTAGGTAGTAGTCCGAACACGGCTCTGGACTAGTACCTGAAAACTTGGCCGACCGAAGATCCCAATGTACTTCGAGTTGATGCTGCCCTTCTTCTATCTCAAACGACTTGTACCCTTTCCTACCCCAAAAATGCCATGGCTTTAATTCGACCTTGCACGTTGTTTGAGTGGTTTCAGAGCCACCTTCATACCCCTCGACCGTAATGGTAAAAGATATGTTCATTAAATTCTTAGACCATAAAACACTAACGTTCCTCCAATAGCCTGCAATGCTGGCTAGGAAAACACTAGTGACCGTGCATAGGGAATTCTTGTATGGTATCGGTTCCTCGGTTACACGTTCTGGTGGCCCGGTTCGTGTTTGAGCTCGTATATATGATGACATTGTTTCAAAATGTGCATATAAATTGTGATATGATTAAATGGATTAAAGGGTTTTTTATAAATTGGACATCGGACATATTCCAACGACTAGAACAATCATAAGACGATAATTTTAAATTGTGACGATAAAAACCGTCGAAATTCACCTATTTTGTTTGTTTAATCAATATAAAATGTGACAATAATAAGTCAGTTTTTGAATATTGATGTTAATAAGTGTGAAATTTCATAtcaatgacaaaaaaaaaaatgtatgaaAAATGTAAGTTGGGAAAAAGGAATGAACAAATTGATCATtcatttttttgtgttgtgttttcgGTGTCATGTTATTAAAAATAGGAAATTAACAAAAGGAAGAGGAACGCTAAAAAATAAGATTATTTGAACGCGAAGATAGTTGATTATTAGCtaatattagtatgcaaaaataTGCACCATTTTTAGACTTCTATGCTTATATCTAGAGAATATTCTTTGACTAGTAAGTTCTCAAGATTTTTTTCGATATTTTAAATAGTCAAAGATTAATTAAATAGTCAAAGATTAATTACTCTTTGGTTCTGAACTTCTGATAAAGCTAAGGCAAATTCATTTGtaacggcgatatccgtcacaaacttgtgacgggtaccgtttcctctcacaaaatgcccattgagaggtgagtgagaagcacatggaGGGTGCCCCACCTTCTCCCCTCtcccctttttgtgagaggtcacaagcttgtgacgagaTTAGCCCGTCACATGCAAGACTAGCTGGAAAGCTAAATAGTTGTGTTTCGTTCTGTTGTGAAATATCAGTCCTTCGATATAGTTCTTCACGCAATTTTCATCTCAGGTCATTAGAAAACAAGGATAATGTTGCATACATCCGAGTATCCGACCCCAGATTTGATTAacaaaaacatgaaaaaaaataTCTTGCTAAAAGTTGGAATTGAGGGAACATACCAGATTTGATTTCGTCTCAATTGTCGAGCACTCGGGCCACCTAACAACACACCATAAGAGGCTTATACACCGGCACTTCTAAGTCATGAGATCGAGTCTTTGAGCTTAAAAAAGGTTGAAGTTGCATCAAAAAGTCTGCAAGCATCCGGTAATCGCAATTGAAAAAAGTTTGTGAATTAAAGTTGTTGAATGACGATTCTACGAATACTACAAACTACCAAGTGTATGTGTTTTCGGAAAGTACTTGTACAAACTCTACACTGGTTTACCTTATATACACCAATGTTTACGGTCCTAATGCAGAAGGAAAACGCAACCAAACTCTACTCATCTAAATTACAAGACATAATAAACAAGCCGGAGTTTATTCATTTATCGTTTATTCATACTCAAATAAAGAGCCACAGAGGTGAAGTCGAAACAGCTAAATTGATAGTTTTCGACTTTTCGTCCCTCTTCAGTCTTCATTTCATCTTTGTTTCATCCATGTCTTCTTCTGTTTTCCAAACCACGTCTTCCAGCGAACTTGAAAGTTTTTTGTAGAACTGCAAGACGAAAATCAAAGTTAGTTCCTTCAGGCTTCAACCTCTAGTTCTAAGGGAAATTATTGTCGGATCAATAAAAACCCGTTACAAAATTTAGATTTACTAAATGAGTAACTTGGCTGATGCGACAATAAACTTATCATCATACGTTATATAATCATTTGTGCAGTAGAAAttcaatacaacaacaacaacatcggagccttaatcccaaaatgatttggggtcggctaacatgaattatcctttagaaccgtccatgggtgaacgcacacctcaaaatgcgaaaaaaattgaaaagaaaaattgaaaaacaaaaggggagtgaaacataatacaaaagccaggtaaacttatactccctccaattcatcaTAATGTTCCCATATCAATATGGCACAATACTTAAGAAAGatgattataaaataataaaggaCAAATGTGGGGTTGGTGttaggagagagagatgaattaataggagttaaataaggagttgtggggccaaaacattaagaaaagtaataaaataagagtaaaagagttgtgtggggtttgattataggagagagaaatgaataaaataagagaaaaaattaccaaaaaaggaaaggggaacattacttgaataatccgttttgggaaatagggaacattatagcgaattggagggagtaggtTTTAAAATTGAAGTCCGGATATCTTTTaaaaaaacttagaatttaaatcgagaataaagattaaaacgattttgaaaaccaaaGTAAATTTTGCGAGAACATGCCTTGTGAAactccaaagtatctcctttgGCTTTCCTGACCTCAACCAGATGAAGCGATGGCGCCACTTGCAAAACCTAACAGAAAGCAGATAAGATACATGCATTAAAGAGTGCCTTTCAAAAACGAAATGCATGAATTATTGCATTGCACAAGAAAAATATTACCTCTGTTGCAACATTCAGGTTTCCCTTCCTGCCAGCTTTCACATTTTCAAGCCTCATCTGAGATAGAAAATAACGGAAATCAGACCATTAATTAGGATGTTCTCATATTGAACAAACATCGTTAATTGATATCTGAATAAAATGTGTATATCACATACACACAAGGTATACCTTGTAATTTTTCTTTTGCACGTCAAAACCGAGAGGTCTAGCCGCTGCTTCAATCTTTTTAATAATCTCATTGGGAGGGCACTTGGATGTGAATcttgtttctcttctcaaaaCCTGCAGAAAAAAAATATCAACGTGATGAACAGCAAAAAATACCTCGAACTTTAAGTTCACGCCAACATTTCTGAAATTCCTCGTACTGTCAAAACTGAAAACATCGTTTGACAGCGCAAGTTGATAGGGTCGGTAAAAATGGGATGAAAGTAGTAGAACATAACAAAATGCCACATACGACAGGCTAAATTGAAAAGATGTGTTAAAGCAAACCTGGTCTGTGTCAAAAAGATTTCCAAGGTTTAGTCCTTTTGACATAGCTATCAACTCAAACGCGTTCATGGCTGTCGGCTGCTGCCGCTGTTCTTCTTTCTTCTCAGTTACATGATGTTCCTGCCAGAATATAATCCGGAAGCAGTCAGTGCTACAGATGTGGATCAGTGGATGCAAGGACAACATGCTACAAATGTATGCCGACTTACTTCTGAATCCTGGAAAACAGCTTCTACATCATCCAAGCTTGTGTCATCTTTGTCATCAAATTCAGGTGGCATATAATGTACTTTGAACCACTCATCCTCCAAAATTTCCGGAATAGTGATGCGCTGACAATGTTCATGAACCAGAAATGTCAGGTCAACACGCATAGAAGCTAAGCAAAATATTCCAACAAGAATATCATCGTTAAGACGTTAACCACCAAGTAAAGCACTAAAGCCTACTACATGTGTAGGTTTTTCGAGCACTATCTTCTCAAGGAAAAAGTAATGATGATTGAGCGTTAGCGTGTCAACCAAAGAAAATACGTGTCACTGACAGTAATGCAGCCGTGTCTCTATTACAGTTACTTATGTAAGGAATTGTGGAAGAGTGTCCATTTAACAGTATATTAGTTAAACGGCTATCATCTTTAGATTTTGTGGGCACACGGCAGTAGTCAGCAACTGGAGGTCACTCTTTGAACAAGCAACGTCTATTCCCACACTGCTTTCGGAAAGTCTACTACTGACTATTGCTCTAGGTTTGATGGGACTCCCAAAAAGTGTTGACAAATAGGGTAAGAATTTGACAAGAAGATGGGCATAGCCGGATAAGAAAATGGGTAAGAATTCTCCTTTCAATTCTTGGGAGTAAACTGCATGGTCTAATtttctactccctccgtcccggtcaattgttgtcctttgattttggcacaaagaccaaggaaagaggaagggGCGAATTACTAAATgccaagtggaacaaattgagtgtgaatgatcaaattgttcgtcaagttcattcttaaaatagaaaggacaacaactcactgagacaccccaatatggaaaaggataacaaatgaccgggacggagggagtactatttaaagTACTTATTGATTTTTAAGGTTTATTTGTTTCCATTTGAGATTTTTCGAACATTTCGCTTAAAAACTCTTTATATCatgttttatttacttttatgatTTTTCAAACAATTTTTATTTCCATTTTCAAAAATTATTGTTAATGATTTGTTCTGTGTCTAAGTTTTTGATTGTATAAAAGAAAACCcgtgtttttttatttttcacaCATGGGGTATAGAACAAGAAACCATATATAGTATCCGTGAACAAAATTACGTTGCTTACTACAACATGAACAAGAACAACAAAGCCTGGTCTAACTAACTAAAAAATACAAGGTAATGCTAATACTTTTATAAGATACATTTATGCAGATGGAATTGGACTTTTGACTATTTTGAGGTCTAAATTTCGGTAAAATCGGGAATGTTATCAGCATTGAGGTGAGAAGAGAGTAGTAGATAGTAATATAATATAAGGAAAACTCATGCAATCAATCCTGATAAAAGCGTGTAAAAGAACCAACAAGTTGAAAGCGATAATAACACCATATGAGAAAGTAGTGCTCACTGTCTCAGGATTGGGATCCAAAATTCGAGTAATTAGCTTCTTTGCGCTGAAAGACATCCAAGGAGGACAGGTAAATTCAGCATCTGAGATCTGCAAATAGAAAAGATGAATCTAGTAAACAAAACTATACATACTTAAATATCAAAGAACAATAGTTAAGAAACTTGCTCACTTTTTTATATAGGTTCATAAGATTAGAATCATCGAAAGGCAAGTAACCTGCGAGCAATACAAATAGAATGACACCACATGACCACAAATCTGCTGTTGCCCCATCATATCCTCTGTCATTAAGGACCTATGATACATACAAATTAActgaaattattaaaaaaacacTAAAATATTATGTAGAAAGAAGCAGTGAGTTGGCGAATATAGCTGCTAGTCTGTTACCTCTGGAGCGACATAATTTGGAGTTCCACAAGTTGTATGAAGAAGCCCATCACCCTGTTAAGAAAAGTTTTGGTGAGCGAAAGAATAACGGTCAACAAGGAAAAAATTCTTTCAATCTACAAATACACTAGTGCAGATGATCTGTGATGCTCGGACTCGACACGGGACACGGGTATGGATCTGAGTGTCAGACCCTTGAAATCTCAAATTCAAGGACATGGGTGCTCTTTTTAGAAGGATCCGTAGTGTGAAATTGGACTCGGCTAATATTTGTTCTCCCCGAGTAATAATGTTATTGGTTATAATTCTACAAGAAAAAATTTCAGTTCCCGATAAACCTGCCCACACCTCCTTCCCCGAGAATTCTTTTCttgtggaaaaaaaaaacaaacgttTTCTCTTTGCACTCCTTCACAACTCTATCCATGGCTTCCATGCATTTTCCCATCTTTGTTTTCAAGGGCCGTTTTGCAAGTGCCGTATCTGACTCATATCATGTATCCATATTCGTGTAGGGTCGTGTCCACATGGGTATGGCAGGGTAAAGTGAAGAGTCCGAGCATCACAGCAGATGATCATACgtgcaacacattccgcataaaTGCAGGTGGGAAACAGTCATACATGTGAGACCAGCACCAGCCTATTAACCCTATAGCTAAATAAAGAATATGGATTTGGGTTGGTCTTACAAGTGAGACCGTCTCATAAAAGATTCACTGCATGATCATAAGCTTAAGCTTACTCTCTATTTGGAATGATGTTTAGTATTGACAATTTTCATATGCTTTCTGCCATCTTCCACCCATGACCCAACTTAGGGCAGCCTGTCGTTGACAATTTTTTAACTTTGACTTAAAGTTCAAGATATCGAATAAAAAAGCTTAGTACACTCATACTAATTGAATATAACTATGTCAGAGCTTGGTACAATTTAGGGCAGCCTCTTGTTGACAATTTATAGCAGCCATCTTCCACCCAAGTTAGGGCAGCCTTTCGTTGACAATTTTATAACTTTGACTTAAAGTTCAAAAGATCAGATAAAAAAGCTTAGTACACTCGTATTAATCGAATATAACTATGTCCGGGCTTGGTTCTATTCATAAAAGCAAGTGAGCTGCAATATTCACTACAGATGTTTCAGCAATCTTCATCATTATAATCAAACACTAGATTTTGGAGGTGCAGGACACAAGTATTATAAGTACGTACTTTCGAGGAGACAAGCTTTTAACACTACTATATTATCGAAAATCTGAGTTTACAAACTACTGAACTGTTTACATTATTTTTAAGTTTGAAAAGAAACATCTTTCAAGGGATTCTAAGAGTAATGTCACGATAATGTATAGTACACCTTCATTTTTAAACGTGAAAAGTAGAACGGGCGTATGAAACTACCTGGACTTGCTGAGAGATTGCACTCAATCCAAAGTCGGAAACTTTAAGGCTCCCACCAGTATCTAATAACAGATTCTCTGGCTATCAAAacaacacgaaaaaaaaaaattcagatgCCTAAGCCTACTTGATACTCCCCCTATCACAAATTAATCTTCCTGTTTGACTTTCAAAGGTAGATACGCTAAAGAATATGAAAAGTTATAATATGATGCTCAAATATTTACATTTATAAACGGAAAAACATTTGACAGAATGATACGGAGTATTTTCAAAGAATGGCGAAAGTTTTCAAACTTCGATACTAAAGTCAAacagaaagattaatgtgtgacgAAGGAGTACTTAATAGTGTTAATACCTCAAGCCTGACCAATGTCTATCATACTTTAAGATCTCTATGGTAAACGCCCCGGCTATGGCAATAATCAACAGCATTTATCAGCTGCTGAAAATAGTTCCGTGCTTCATCTTCCTTCATTCGTCCATGATGTACCTTTGGGGTTAATAACATAATTTCTAATCATTAGATGTAAATCAAGCAGAAAAATAAACTCGGATGAAGTAACTAAACTTTACATGGTGAAAATACGGACCGCAAAGTTCAGAGGCACTTACGATCTTATCAAACAGTTCCCCTCCTGTGATATATTCTAAAACAATGTATATCTTTGTTTTGCTCCCCATTACCTGCAGAATAATATGTCGTCAATGGAGAAGCCACATCTAACGATCTACATTTAGCACCTGCTTTAGCTTTACTATTACAAATTCCAAAAAGAACTGATGAAGAAATGTATATCGTCCTCAGCAATCGGAAATACTTATCACAGCCATGATAACACGATAATCTTCTACTCCGTACAGTACTATGGCTTTGATAATCAAAACAATGTAATCTATCTATAGTTTAAAAAGGATCAAACATATTCATTTTACTAATCAACATTATAAACATGTACACAAGAAGAGGTTCATAATCTATCCTCCCCGAACCGTAGTCCATGAATACCTTGAACCTTAAGATtatgttactccgactcttcTGATTCCCTCACGTACCCGTGTCCGACACTCGACACTCGACACTCAGACAAGGGTATGACACTTCGACACCTTATTTTAAGCtaaaatatgcatatttttcataaaaatggcCAAGTCCGACACTTGGACACGCACCCGTGTCGGATACTTCTAAACGAGTCTGAGCAACATAGCCTTAAGAGAAACATTAGACTTGCAGTCTTGCAGATACCACCCAAATTCTATTTTCGATAAAGGTTTGGATTTACTCCATCGATAGATACGCATATTAATCCAGCAATAATCAAACGTGTAAACTTAGAAGCTACAAATGTCATCTTCGACTTCTGTTGTCGTACTACACTAGAACTATGGGATGAGATATTTAAGCCAGGAAAAGGGTAAGGTTTGAACGAGAAGTAACCCTATAATACTCAAAATCCGCA
The Silene latifolia isolate original U9 population chromosome 11, ASM4854445v1, whole genome shotgun sequence genome window above contains:
- the LOC141611032 gene encoding ras-related protein RABB1c, with protein sequence MSYAYLFKYIIIGDTGVGKSCLLLQFTDKRFQPVHDLTIGVEFGARMITIDNKPLKLQIWDTAGQESFRSITRSYYRGAAGALLVYDITRRETFNHLASWLEDARQHANANMTIMLVGNKCDLAHRRAVSTEEGEQFAKEHGLIFMECSAKTAQNVEEAFIKTAATIYKKIQDGVFDVSNESNGIKIGYGNIQGNAAGRDASTSQGGACCG
- the LOC141611029 gene encoding CBL-interacting protein kinase 32-like: MSTKKVKQVKRVVGKYELGRTIGEGTFAKVRFARNSETGDPVAIKILDKEKVLKNKMAEQIRREIATMKRIKHPNVVRLFEVMGSKTKIYIVLEYITGGELFDKIVHHGRMKEDEARNYFQQLINAVDYCHSRGVYHRDLKPENLLLDTGGSLKVSDFGLSAISQQVQGDGLLHTTCGTPNYVAPEVLNDRGYDGATADLWSCGVILFVLLAGYLPFDDSNLMNLYKKISDAEFTCPPWMSFSAKKLITRILDPNPETRITIPEILEDEWFKVHYMPPEFDDKDDTSLDDVEAVFQDSEEHHVTEKKEEQRQQPTAMNAFELIAMSKGLNLGNLFDTDQVLRRETRFTSKCPPNEIIKKIEAAARPLGFDVQKKNYKMRLENVKAGRKGNLNVATEVLQVAPSLHLVEVRKAKGDTLEFHKFYKKLSSSLEDVVWKTEEDMDETKMK
- the LOC141611030 gene encoding uncharacterized protein LOC141611030, yielding MSSYIRAQTRTGPPERVTEEPIPYKNSLCTVTSVFLASIAGYWRNVSVLWSKNLMNISFTITVEGYEGGSETTQTTCKVELKPWHFWGRKGYKSFEIEEGQHQLEVHWDLRSAKFSGTSPEPCSDYYLALVSDEEVVLLLGDYKKKAYKKTKKRPALVDAVQALKKEIVYAKKSFATRARFAEGRTEHDIVVESSTTGTKDPEMWISIDGIVLVHVKNLQWKFRGNETVVVNKVPIQVLWDVHSWLFCSPGSGYGLFVFKPGPPESETDQEGSNRSGKSDSSCGSMFYSTQSQNKLVDFCLFLQAWKID